The Natranaeroarchaeum aerophilus DNA segment GCGGATTCATCACTCGCGAGGCACACGTCCCGAGCGTCGAGTACCTGCCCGGCGTCCACGTCGCCGCGATCCAGAACCGAACACGGGAGACCGCGGAATCGGTCGCAGCCCGGTGTCGATCCGCGGGCTGGGGCGATCCAAGCGTCTACGGCGAGGGCGACATCGGCGCGCTCGTCGCAGACGAGGCCGTCGACGGTCTGTGGATCACCAGCCCGAACTTCATGCGGGTCGACGTCGTCGATGCAGCCGTCGATGCGGTCGAGGACGGCGCAAAACTGCGGGGGATCGCAATGGAAAAACCAGTGGCCCGAACCCTCCGTGAGGCGGGCCGGATCGTCGACCGAATCGAGGACGTTGGCCTGCCACACGCATATCTGGAAAACTGGCCGCACGAGCCGGAGATCCAGCAGTTGCGCGACCTGCTCTGGGAGCGCGGCCGGGACGCGGGACGGCCCTACCTCGCCCGCTCGCAGGCCGAACACGGCGGGCCACACTCGGCGTGGTTCTGGGACGGCAAGCGCCAGGGCGGCGGCGCGCTGACCGACATGCTCTGTCACGCACTGGCGGGCAACCACGTCTTGCTGGCCGATCCGGAGCGTCCCGACGGGGGCCTCGACGCGGTCTCGGTCTCCGCGGACACTGAGACGCTAAAGTGGGCCCGTGAGGAGTACGCCGCTGAACTACGCGAGGAGTACGGTGTCGATTACGAGACCACCCCGGCAGAGGACTACGCGCGGGCAACGATCCGCTACGAGAGCGAGGTAGGAGATCCGCTGATCTCCGAGGCCACGGGATCGTGGTGTTACGTCGGCGCAGGAGTGCGGCGCTCGATCGAGTTGCTCGGCCCGGAGTACTCGGGACAGGTTGTCACCGACGAGGAGTCCTCCAGTGTCTTCGTCTCGGACGCGCTGGGCGGAGGAGACGGCTGGGCAGAGAAACAGAACGCCACGAGCGGCCGGATGCCGATCGTCGGCGAGAGCGTCGTCGACGGGGGATACGTCGCCGAGAACTGTGACGCCGTCGACGCCTTCGAGTGCGGGGAGAACGGTTCTCTCGATCTGCACGACGGGCTGGACGTCTTGCGGCTCTGTATGGCGGCCTACCGGGCGGCCGAAACCGGTGAGGATGTCGACCTGCGGACCGCCGATCTGGAGACGTTTACGCCGCCCCCAGCGCGAGGATAGCGGATCGCTGTGCCAACTCGCGCTCCTGTACTCACTACTCGACCAGCCGCAAGGTCTCGCCCCGATCGGCACTCCGACGTGCCGTCTCGACGATCCGGTGTGCCTCCCGACAGAACGCGGGATCGGCTGGCCCCGACGGCTCGGTGTCGGTCTCCAGCAGGTCGATCAGGTAGGCGACCAGATTCTCGAACCGTTCGGGCAGGGGGGACGGCTCGACGGGGTAGCCCTCCGGCTCCGCCTCGGTCGTGACCCTGATCGGCGCGCTCCGTTCTCTCGTGCTGATCGCCCCCTCCGTACCGACGATCTCGTAGCCTTTCGGCGGCTGGGGCTGGATCTCCCACGGATCGGTGAGCATCCGCCAGGAGGTCTGAAACGCCGACAGCCCTTCTTCGAACCGGCAGATCGTCGAGGACTGGACATCGACGTCCATGTCCTCGGGCACGTACGTCTCGGCGGTGGCTTCCGTGGGCAGGTCGCCACCGCGGAACCACGTCGAGAACGTCGCGCCGTAGCCCAGATAATCCAGCATGGATCCACCGCCAGCACCAGGGTCGTAAAACCAGCTCTCCTCTGGAGGTGCCCCGGAGTTCCCACCGTAGTACTGGACCTCGATCACGTCGCCGATCGTCCCATCGGTGACCAGCGTCCGGACCTCGTGTAGTACCGGGTCCCACATGACTGGCCAGTTGAGGACGAACAGCCGGTCGGACTCGTCGACGGCGTCGAGTATTCGATCCCCTCCCGCGAGTGTCGCGGCCAGTGGCTTCTCGATGGCAATGTGGACGTCGTACGGCGCAACGCGCTCGACGAACTCGGCGTGTCTGTCATTGCGTGGACAGCCGATCACCACGTCAGGTTCGGTCTCGCTCAGACAGATGTCGAGATCGTCGTAGACGTCGCTGTCGGGGATATCGAACTCGCTCACCGCCGCCGACAGCGATCCGGTCGACGTGCTCGAATCCTCGTCGCACACCCCGACGAGTTCCGCGGCTGGATGGGCCGCGACCCAGCCGACGTTTGTGTTCATATGCATCTGATCGAAGTTCGCGCAGGCGAACGTCCACGTCATACGCTAGCAGTCCGAGCGAGGCGGGAAGAATCTGTGCCCGCCCAACGGCTTGACACGAGGTTTTTGCTCATGAAGACCAACTACTGACTGTGGCGAACTTCGAAGCCGTACTGTTCGATCTCGACGGGACGCTCTGTCGGCGTACACAGGATACCGACGCGCTGTACGCGCGGGTCTTCGAGCGGTCGGGCGAGGATCCGTTCGGCACCCCTTCCGAGCTCTGGACGGCGCTCTCCGGGCCGCCGGATCACGACGATCCGATCGGGTACTACGGGGCCGGGATCGCCCGGGTTGCCGCACAAAACGGCCGCTCGGACGCGGACACGCTTGCACTCGCGCGTGAACTGGTCGCGGCGATCGACGACAGCGCGGTCGAGCTGCTTCCGGGGACAGGAGCAGCACTCGACGCCGCGGCGGCAGTTGGACGGGTCGGCGTCGTCACGAACGGGCCAGCCGACAGCCAGCGAACGAAACTCGACGCGCTCGGTATCGCCGACCGGTTCGACACCGTGGTCTGTGCCGCGGAACTCCCCCGGGCGAAGCCCCACGCGCGGCCGTTCGAGCGCGCACTCGATGATCTGGATGTGGCCCCTGACCGCGCGCTCTACGTTGGCAACTCGCTGGAGTACGATATTGCGGGTGCACAGAACGCGGGACTCGCCGCGGCGTGGCTCCGTGACGAGCAGGGGTCGGGATCGTACGACCCGGAGTACACCCTGAACTCGCTGGCCGACCTGCCCGCGGTGCTGGGGGTGACCGATGAATAAATTGCGGGACGTGTTTGAGACCGAGCCACGGGGTGCTGCAGCCGAAGCCGCGCTCGGAAGCGTCAAGGAACCGGCGGTCGACGTCGAGCCGATCCACCGCGGCAACCGCAAACGAACCGCGGTCGTCCGCTTCGCCGAGCGCGGTCCCGTCGTACTACAGGTCTGTGATGAGCGGACGTGGCTCCGGACGGAGGTCGCGCTCCTGTGCGAGATCAGGGAACGAACCTTCGTGCCAGTTCCGCCGGTGCTCACGGCTGGCTCACACAATGGCGTCGCATACATGCTCACTGCATACGTGGCCGGAGCGGATCTTCACGAGCGATTCACCGGAGTCAACGCGGAGACGCGACGTGATCTCGCGTACTGGTTCGGTAAAGCGCTCGGCAGGCTCCACGAGACGTTCGAGTTCGATGGCTATGGGCGACTTCTCCTCTCTGACGGTGAGTTTACGACCGAACACACGGACTGGAACCGCTGGTTCCGGCAGTACGGTCTTCGAGCCGTTGAGCGGCTCCCCGACGCGTTCGACCCGCTACGTGACGATCTGCGCGCACTGTTCGAGGAGATACCGGTGTCGGACGCAGCACCACGACTGTTCCCCTGGGACTTTCGGCCCGGTAACGCGCTCGTCGCCGACGGGTCAGTCACCGCCGTGCTCGACTGGGAAGCGCCGCTCGCTGCCCCGCCCGCGCTCTCGGTTGCGAAGTCGGAGTACCTCGTGGCCGACTGGTACGTCGACGATCCCGACCCGCTCCGCAAGGCGTTCAGGGATGGCTACAGCGCTGTCAGACAGTACCCGTCGGTCCACTCGGCACATCGTGTCGTTGCGATCGCCGAAAGTGCAGTGGACTCTTGTGGGGTCGTCACTAACCCCCGGTATCCGCCTGTCGGGAGAGGGGACGCCATCGATTTTCATACGGATGCACTGCAGCACACACTGTCTGATGACTGACCGGCACAATGGTTACCACGTGAGGACGAACGGATCCTCGCATGTCTCGGCTCCGATGGGTGGTCACCGCACGGCTGCTCTCCAGCGAGGCGTTCCGGAAGGTTTCGGCGGACCACGTCGCCGAGCGACTGGCCACGCTCGAATACGCCGGGCTGGTCCACCGCGTCGAGACCACCTCCTTCGAGCTGGCCACTGACGTCGAGCGGTCTCTCGTCGGCAATTTCGACGCCGAGCGTCAACCTCTCCCGCGCCGGGTGTAGCTGTCGCTACGTGACCAAGGAGAGAGAAAGAGGGCGCGTTGTCGGTCTTCGACTTCGTACTCGAACAGCGTTGCCGACGGGATTTCCGGCGGTTCGACCGTTCTTCCGTTGAAAATGGAGCTGTTCGCAGGTGTGTACACGATGTAACATTGTAACATTGTTTACAACGTCACATCGTGTGATTACCCCCCAACCAGACAGATGGAGTCAGCCCCGGTACCGACGGATACTTGTTGGTTCAAAAGTAGCAGTACACTATCACTGAAGAGTCCAGCTCCGATAGCCGATCCACCCTCACGAGACGCCGTCTCATGTTTGCGGCAGGGGGCACGCTCGGGGTGGCTGGCGGCGGGGCGTTCTATGTCTACGAATCGCTCCAGGGCGACTTCGGGGACCACGCCGCCCCTTTGTCACCGCCTGTCCTCAGCACGCGTGGAACAGCCACCGACACTGGAGACGCAGGTCCAGTCCGGACCGAGGGGGCGTGGGCGATCGACGATTCGTCGGAGCTGTTCCTATTTGTCCACGGCTTCGATACCGAGGACGACGCCGCCCGTGATCAAGCGTACGCAACACAGGTCGGGCTCGACGACTTGCGTCCCGCACCGGTGGCCGCCTATAGCTGGGACAGTGCTGTCAACTGGGACGCGGCGAAACGGAACGCCGACGCGAACGCAGCCCCACTCGCCGACTGGCTGATCGACTGGGACCGAACCGACGGTAGACCGATCCATCTCGTCGGGTATTCGCTCGGCGCGCGCGTCGTCTGTGAAACGCTTCGCGTACTCGAAGACCACGGCGAGACCGGGGTTCCGGCCTCCGTGTCGCTTCTCGGGGGGGCCATCCCGTACGACAGCGTCGAGCGTCCCGGCAGATACGGCAGTGCGATCGCTGCAGTCGACGCTCAGGTCACCAACTTCCACAGTCGAAACGACCGCGTGCTTGGCTGGGTCTACCGCGTTTCCGACCGGACCCGCGCAGTCGGCCACGGTGGGATCAATACCCCCGACGCCGCTCCAGCGGGCTACAGGGACGTGGCTGTCACCGAACTCGTCGACGATCACTACTCGTATTTCCAGCCGGGGGAGGGCTGTCTTCCCCAGCTCGTCGAGCAGATCGAATGATTCAGAAAGGACGCAAGTCCGGCCCCCTGTGGTACGGGGTCGTTGCATTCGGCTTCTTTGCGAGAAGGGCGAGCGGTATCACAACCCCGGGTATCAGCCAGGCCCGCACCGGGTGCTCGCGGCTCGGGATACTCACAGGTCACACAGTCGACGACGTTGTTGTAGTCCGGCGCGACCTCGATGCCGGTACTCGTCGTGATCCCCTGCGACCAGTGCCTGACCGTATTGCTTGCCAGTCCTTCCTCCGGTAAGCACAAGAACCAACACTAATATGACAGTTGTTTGCGCAGTTCGGGGCATGCCCTCCGAAGAATCCAGCACCCACAACGACGCAGCGCAAGCACAGATGAACAGGTTGGTCGTACTCATGACCGTTGGGATCTTTACCGGGTTGGTGATTGACACGCTTTCTATTTTGCTGGCTATTTTCACTGGGATTGCATTCTGTGTGGTCTACCTGCTCTGGGAAATCTCTGTACACCTCCAGGAGCTTCGATTTGAGACGTAGTCGCCAACCTCCAGCTGTCGACAGAGAGCCCATCACACCGACCACCCCACGATCGCAACGGTGATCCACGCGAGATTGTTCGCGACGACCAGGGCGCTCGGGATCACTCCGGCGAGCAAGACGGGCGTCCGACGGCCACGCTCCCGCGTCTCAGTCGGCGGCTGGTATCACACTCACGACAGCGGTGGGCGACGTGATCCTCGTCACCGAACACCCGCTGGAAGTCCTCCGAGACGTGGGCTCCACAGTTCCGGCAGGTGGCGGACTCGTCGCTCTCGGTGACGAGTTTCAACACGAGAACCACCTCCGTTTTGCACTGTGAATTTCGCCAGAAGGCGCGGACCCCCGACTGGTTACCAGTTCAAATCCGGATTTTCGCCGCGATTTCGAAAATCCATATCTCAGATTAGAGGCACTGAGGACAGTGCAAACAGCCGTTTGGCTATCTACTGTGTTTCGGGTAGGAAGTAGGTCCGCCCTCCCCGATATTGAACAGATGAGAGACGGTCTCGCTCACTTCGTTCGCGAGCGTGCGACTCTCGTGTTCAAATCGGCTCAGGATGGATTTCTCACTGCTCACGTTGTTCGCAGGAGAAAGTCCGCCCTCCCCGATTTAGAACGCCGGAAGACGTGCTCGCTCCGCTGTGCGCGCCTTCCGAGCCCTCGTTCGCTTCGCTCACGAGGACGGGGGACAAGTCGATGGAGGTCGACTACGATTCGACTCGAAAACCAGTCCGCCCTCCCCGATTTGAACGGGGGACAAGTCGATCTACAGTCGACTGCTCTACCAGTCTGAGCTAAGGGCGGGCGTGCGATTCTTACTCGTTCGCTGTCGGACTTAAGGGTTATTATCGACTCCCGCTATGCCAGTGGGAACCAGCCGGTGACAGACACGCGTCAGACACGTGCGAACGTTGATAAGGGATCGCGACACAGTGACAGATGAGCGGTATGAGCAAGATCACGTTCCGGGCGGACGACGACCTCGTCGAGGAGATCGAGGCGTTCGACGCCTCGAAAAGCGAGGTGCTACGCGAGGCGCTACGGAGCTACATCGAGGATCACGAGCCAGCAGACAGTGGCACGTCGCCGGATTCGGACTCGCTGGACGCGCTGGTCGCCGACCGTGTCGACGAGTTGATCGACCGACGGCTGGACGAGCGGTTGGGCCAGCAGTCCACGCCACAGGACGTCACAGTGAACGTCTCTATCGAGGACGAGCGCGCGCAATCAGAGCGTAAGACAGAGTCATCAGGGGACGTGACCATCGAACCTGACGACAGGACGTGCACTCAGTGCGGCGAGGGGGTGGGCGACGAGCACGTCTACTGCCCGAACTGTGGGGAGAAGGCGTCCAAACGTTCGTTCTGTGAATGTGGTGACGAGCTCCGTTCGGACTGGGCGTTCTGTCCAGGCTGTGGGCGTCGGACACCGGCTGCAGACGTGCTAGATCCTCGGTAGAGGCTCACACACTGCCGAAGGCGGCGTTTACTTCTTTGTGTCACAACCGCCGTTACATTTATTATGTATGCCCGTGAGGTTCCAGTCGCGTAAGACGGTTGTCTTACACAAAGGGGTGGAACCCCTCACTCCCGGCGTTGTCGGGTGGCGAGGGCTGTAAGACAGACGAGCGGTATCCACGAGAGACAGCCGTCTTACACAGGGGAATACAACATATGGAGCGTGTGACACTGCGAATTCCGAAACAGCAGATCGATGCGGTCGAACAGATGGTCGACACCGGCCAGTACCCGAACCGTAGCGAGGCGATTCGGGCGGCTGTCCGGGAGATGGTCGACGAACAACAGGAGACCTCCCAGAACTCCAGTAAACGAACCTGGGCGAAGGTGTAGTTATGCAGGATATTGTTCAGGATGCGCTTGAAAACGCCGAAGAGGAGAAACGGGAGATGGACGCTGCGGCAGACGACGACGAGTTTGGCGATCCTCGGATCGTGATCGTCGGTGCTGGCGGTGCCGGGAACAACACGGTCAATCGGCTGTACAATATCGGCGTCGAAGGTGCCGAGACCATTGCGATCAACACCGACAAACAGCACCTCAAGATGATCGAGGCCGACACGAAGATCCTCGTCGGCAAGTCCCTGACAAACGGACTCGGAGCAGGTGGCGACCCATCGATGGGCGAGCGAGCTACCGAGATGGCCCAGGGAACGGTCAAGGAAGTACTGGGTAACGCCGATCTCGTGTTCGTCACCGCAGGGATGGGTGGCGGGACCGGGACCGGAGCAGCACCGGTCGTCTCGAAGATCGCCAAAGAACAGGGTGCGATCGTCGTCGGTATGGTCTCGACGCCGTTCAACGTCGAGCGCGCACGGACGGTCAAGGCCGAGGAGGGGCTGGAGAAACTGCGCGACGAGGCCGATTCGATCATCGTACTCGACAACAACCGTCTGCTGGAGTACGTGCCAAAT contains these protein-coding regions:
- a CDS encoding Gfo/Idh/MocA family protein, translated to MGESFGIGFVGCGFITREAHVPSVEYLPGVHVAAIQNRTRETAESVAARCRSAGWGDPSVYGEGDIGALVADEAVDGLWITSPNFMRVDVVDAAVDAVEDGAKLRGIAMEKPVARTLREAGRIVDRIEDVGLPHAYLENWPHEPEIQQLRDLLWERGRDAGRPYLARSQAEHGGPHSAWFWDGKRQGGGALTDMLCHALAGNHVLLADPERPDGGLDAVSVSADTETLKWAREEYAAELREEYGVDYETTPAEDYARATIRYESEVGDPLISEATGSWCYVGAGVRRSIELLGPEYSGQVVTDEESSSVFVSDALGGGDGWAEKQNATSGRMPIVGESVVDGGYVAENCDAVDAFECGENGSLDLHDGLDVLRLCMAAYRAAETGEDVDLRTADLETFTPPPARG
- a CDS encoding Gfo/Idh/MocA family protein codes for the protein MTWTFACANFDQMHMNTNVGWVAAHPAAELVGVCDEDSSTSTGSLSAAVSEFDIPDSDVYDDLDICLSETEPDVVIGCPRNDRHAEFVERVAPYDVHIAIEKPLAATLAGGDRILDAVDESDRLFVLNWPVMWDPVLHEVRTLVTDGTIGDVIEVQYYGGNSGAPPEESWFYDPGAGGGSMLDYLGYGATFSTWFRGGDLPTEATAETYVPEDMDVDVQSSTICRFEEGLSAFQTSWRMLTDPWEIQPQPPKGYEIVGTEGAISTRERSAPIRVTTEAEPEGYPVEPSPLPERFENLVAYLIDLLETDTEPSGPADPAFCREAHRIVETARRSADRGETLRLVE
- a CDS encoding HAD family hydrolase — protein: MANFEAVLFDLDGTLCRRTQDTDALYARVFERSGEDPFGTPSELWTALSGPPDHDDPIGYYGAGIARVAAQNGRSDADTLALARELVAAIDDSAVELLPGTGAALDAAAAVGRVGVVTNGPADSQRTKLDALGIADRFDTVVCAAELPRAKPHARPFERALDDLDVAPDRALYVGNSLEYDIAGAQNAGLAAAWLRDEQGSGSYDPEYTLNSLADLPAVLGVTDE
- a CDS encoding phosphotransferase family protein, which codes for MNKLRDVFETEPRGAAAEAALGSVKEPAVDVEPIHRGNRKRTAVVRFAERGPVVLQVCDERTWLRTEVALLCEIRERTFVPVPPVLTAGSHNGVAYMLTAYVAGADLHERFTGVNAETRRDLAYWFGKALGRLHETFEFDGYGRLLLSDGEFTTEHTDWNRWFRQYGLRAVERLPDAFDPLRDDLRALFEEIPVSDAAPRLFPWDFRPGNALVADGSVTAVLDWEAPLAAPPALSVAKSEYLVADWYVDDPDPLRKAFRDGYSAVRQYPSVHSAHRVVAIAESAVDSCGVVTNPRYPPVGRGDAIDFHTDALQHTLSDD
- a CDS encoding DUF726 domain-containing protein; this encodes MFAAGGTLGVAGGGAFYVYESLQGDFGDHAAPLSPPVLSTRGTATDTGDAGPVRTEGAWAIDDSSELFLFVHGFDTEDDAARDQAYATQVGLDDLRPAPVAAYSWDSAVNWDAAKRNADANAAPLADWLIDWDRTDGRPIHLVGYSLGARVVCETLRVLEDHGETGVPASVSLLGGAIPYDSVERPGRYGSAIAAVDAQVTNFHSRNDRVLGWVYRVSDRTRAVGHGGINTPDAAPAGYRDVAVTELVDDHYSYFQPGEGCLPQLVEQIE
- a CDS encoding DUF7563 family protein; this encodes MLKLVTESDESATCRNCGAHVSEDFQRVFGDEDHVAHRCRECDTSRRLRRGSVAVGRPSCSPE
- a CDS encoding double zinc ribbon domain-containing protein, with amino-acid sequence MSKITFRADDDLVEEIEAFDASKSEVLREALRSYIEDHEPADSGTSPDSDSLDALVADRVDELIDRRLDERLGQQSTPQDVTVNVSIEDERAQSERKTESSGDVTIEPDDRTCTQCGEGVGDEHVYCPNCGEKASKRSFCECGDELRSDWAFCPGCGRRTPAADVLDPR
- a CDS encoding ribbon-helix-helix domain-containing protein — encoded protein: MERVTLRIPKQQIDAVEQMVDTGQYPNRSEAIRAAVREMVDEQQETSQNSSKRTWAKV